The Algoriphagus sanaruensis genome window below encodes:
- a CDS encoding alpha/beta hydrolase family protein, with product MKKAIIPISIFLLFQATRVFAQESMLCQGAYWTEDEGAIFMNQTASTWTSQADWEKRAEVIREGIIKGMKLEQMPARTAPFNTIIHSTREMDGYIVENIAIESFPGFFITGNLYRPLNPALVTKSPAILSVHGHGPDLRFGESMQKRSAAFARMGAVVFAYDMIGYGDSKQVDHKIPIALTLQTYNSQRVIDYLISRPDVDPERIGVTGESGGGTQTILITALDSRIKVSAPVVMVSAYFFGGCTCESGMPIHKSVDHQTNNVEIAALAAPRPMLLVSDGGDWTKNNPRIEFPYVQKVYSTYQVESRVDNVHLAGERHDYGKNKRAAVYNFFGHYLGLNAGRIPYQDGFDESFVTLLSADELRVFNEKTSMPDRSLKGDEAVMNYLKLN from the coding sequence ATGAAGAAAGCAATCATACCTATTTCGATATTCCTTCTTTTCCAGGCAACAAGGGTTTTTGCTCAAGAAAGCATGCTCTGCCAAGGCGCCTACTGGACAGAGGATGAAGGGGCCATTTTCATGAACCAAACCGCTTCCACCTGGACTTCGCAAGCGGATTGGGAAAAGAGAGCCGAAGTAATCCGAGAAGGGATTATCAAGGGAATGAAGCTTGAGCAAATGCCTGCCCGAACCGCTCCATTCAACACCATCATCCACAGCACGCGAGAAATGGATGGCTATATCGTGGAGAACATCGCCATCGAAAGCTTTCCCGGATTTTTCATCACGGGAAACCTTTACCGTCCGCTAAATCCAGCTCTAGTTACCAAAAGTCCTGCAATTCTCAGCGTACATGGTCATGGGCCGGATTTACGATTTGGAGAAAGCATGCAAAAGCGAAGTGCAGCATTCGCACGAATGGGCGCGGTGGTATTTGCCTATGACATGATTGGCTATGGCGATTCCAAGCAGGTGGATCACAAAATTCCGATTGCACTCACCCTTCAAACCTACAATTCCCAACGGGTGATAGATTACCTGATTTCTCGTCCGGATGTGGATCCTGAGCGAATCGGCGTGACAGGCGAATCTGGTGGAGGCACTCAGACGATTTTGATTACTGCTTTGGATTCGAGGATCAAAGTTTCAGCGCCTGTTGTGATGGTCTCGGCCTATTTCTTTGGAGGCTGCACCTGCGAAAGTGGGATGCCAATTCACAAAAGCGTAGATCACCAAACCAACAATGTGGAGATTGCCGCTTTGGCTGCACCTCGGCCGATGCTGCTGGTTTCTGACGGAGGAGATTGGACTAAAAATAATCCTCGAATCGAGTTTCCCTATGTGCAAAAAGTCTATTCCACTTACCAGGTAGAAAGTCGTGTAGATAATGTCCACTTAGCCGGCGAGCGACACGACTATGGCAAAAACAAACGGGCTGCGGTCTATAATTTCTTTGGGCACTACCTCGGACTCAATGCCGGGCGAATTCCCTATCAGGATGGGTTTGATGAAAGCTTTGTGACGCTGCTTTCGGCGGATGAACTCAGGGTTTTCAATGAAAAAACTTCGATGCCGGATCGATCTTTGAAGGGGGATGAGGCTGTCATGAATTACCTGAAATTGAACTAA